The Hemiscyllium ocellatum isolate sHemOce1 chromosome 31, sHemOce1.pat.X.cur, whole genome shotgun sequence sequence agatatgcacagagagagagaggtgcaccgagagagagagagagagaggcgcgcaaagagaaagacacacatagagacagagagacacagagagagagagagagagagagagacacagagagagagagagagagagcgaaagtgaGAGAtgctcagggagagagagagacatgcagaaAGAGCAAGAgcggcgcagagagagagagagagagagaggtgcacagagagagaggcacacagagggagagagatgtgcagagagagagagatgtgcagagagagagagagagatgtgcagagagagagagagaggcacacagagggagagagatgtgcagagagagagagatatgcagACTGAAaggcgcacagagagagagacgtgcagagagagaCACGTGCAGAGAAagacatgcagagagagagacgcacagagagaggcGCACAGAAAGAAAGACacacatagagacagagagagagagagagacgcacagagagagaggcgcacggagagagagaggcatggagagagagagagagacgcgcagagaaagtgagagacgcacagagagagacacgcacagagagACAGACGTGCAGAGAGACAcccgcagagagagagacacgcgcagagagagacacgcgcagagagagagacacgcgcaGAGaaagacgcacagagagagacacagagagagagagagagacacacagagagagacacactttcagagagagagagagacacgcagagagagcaaatgtggctcagagagagggacatggagagagagagagagatgtgcagagagagatgtgcagagagagagaagcacagagagagagacacgcagagagagagagagagagagagagagacgcgtgGAGAGAGATGTGCAGAAAGAcaagcagagagacagagagatgctcagagagacacacattcagagagagagaggggcacgcagagagagtgacagcggcgcggagagagagagacgcgcaaagagagagagtgagaggcacagagagagagagacgcacagagagagagacacacacacacaaaagagagagagtgagacgcacagagagagggagacgcagagagagagaggcacagagagagagagaggcacagagagagagaggcactgagagagacgtgcagagagagacagagagatgcagagagagagagaggaacaagcagagagagaggaacgagcagagagagagagagagagagagagagatatgcacacaaagagagagatgcacagagagagagagagagagagagaggtgcacaaagagaaagacacacatagagacagagagacgcacagagagagagagagagacacacacagagagagacagagagagagagaaagtgagagatgctcagggagagagagagacatgcagaaAGAGCAAGAgcggtgcagagagagagagagagagacagacagacagagagagagagagaggtgcacagagagagaggtatacagagggagagagatgtgcagagaaagagagagatgtgcAGAAAGAGAGGTGCACAGAGAGACGCAcaaagagagagacgcacagagagagagagacacgcacagagaaagagacgtgcagagagagagagagagagagagagagatgcacagagtcagagagatgcagagagagagagagacacggagagagagagagagagatgcacagagagagagagagagagagatgcaccgagagagagagagagacacgttcagagagagagaggcgcgcagagagaaagacacacatagagacagagagagagagtgagacgcacagagagagggagacgcagagagagagaggcacagagagagagagaggcacagagagagagaggcactgagagagacgtgcagagagagagagagagatgcacagagacagagagatgcagagagagagagaggaacaagcagagagagaggaacgaggagagagagagagagagacagagagagagagaaagtgagagatgctcagggagagagagagacatgcagaaAGAGCAAGAgcggtgcagagagagagagagagagagagacagacagacagagagagagagagagagagatgcaccgagagagagagagagacacgttcagagagagagaggcgcgcagagagaaagacacacatagagacagagagagagagagagacgcacagagagagaggcgcacagagagagagagagaggcatggagagagagacgtgcagagaaagtgagagacgcacagagagagacacgcacagagagagacacgtGCAGAGAGAGACCCgcagagggagagacacgcacagagagagagagacacgcgcaGAGAGAGAAATGTGCAGAGAGAGACACGCGCAGAGaaagacacgcagagagagagacgcacagagagagacgcTCAAATAGAGACATactttcagagagagagacatgcagagAGAGCGAATGTGGTGCAGAGAGAGggacatgcagagagagagagagatgtgcagagagagatgcgcagagagagagacacagagagagagagagagagacacgtggagagagagatgtgcagagagacacgcagagagacagagagacgctCAGAGAGAGACacgttcagagagagagagggacacgcagagagagtgacagcggcgcggagagagagacgcgcagagagagtgagatgcacagagagagagagacgcacagagagagtgacagcagcgtggagagagagagagtgagatgcacagagagagagagacgcacagagagagagacacacacacaaaagagagagagagagatgcacagtgagagggagatgcagagagagagaggcacacacagagagaggcgcacagagagagaggcgcacagagagagaggcgcaCAGCGAGAAGGACACACATAaacagagagagacgcacagagagagagagacgtgcacAGAGAGACGTGCACAGAGAgacgcacacagagagagagaggcgcacaaaaagagagacacagagagagagagaggcgcacaaaaagagagacacagagagagagacgcacagagagagacatgcacagaaaaagagacgtgcagagagagagagatgcacagagtcagagagatgcagagacagagagagagagatgcaccgagagagaaaaagagacagagagagacgctcagggagagagagagacatgcagaaAGAGCGAGAgcagcgcagagagagagagacatgcagagagacagagagagacgtgcagagagagaggcgcacagagagagagagagacgcacagagagagagagagacgcacagagaaagagacgtgcagagagagagagagatgcacagtcagagagatgcagagagagagagagagagacacggagagagagagagagagatatgcacacagagagagatgcaccgagagagagagagagacacgttcagagagagagaagcgcgcagagagaaagacacacagagacagagagagagagagagagagacagagagagagagagagagacagagagagacgctcagggagagagagtgacatgCAGAAAGAGCAAGGgcggtgcagagagagagagacatgcagagacagagagagatgtgcAGACAGAgaggcacacagagagacacagagagagagagaggcgcacagagagacagacgtgcacagagagagagagagagacgcagagagagagatgcagagagagagacacacacagagagagagagaggcacagagagagagagaggcacagagaaagtgagagacGCACAGGGAGAGACACGCAGAGTGAGAGACATGTGCAGAGAGAGacacgcgcagagagagagagagagagacgcgcagagagagagacgcacacagagagagagactcaaaTAGAGACACActttcagagagagaaagagagagacatgcaGAGAGAGCGAATGTGGCGCAGAGAGAGggacatgcagagagagagagagacgcacagagaaagagacatgcagagagagagagacgcgtgGAGAGAGAGATGTGCAGAGAGACacgttcagagagagagagggacacgcagAGAGAGCGACAatggcgcagagagagagacgcgcagagagagagagacgcgcagagagagagagagagtgagatgcacagagagagagagagagacgcgcagagaaagagagagagagagagagacgcacagagagagagacgggcagagagagagagacacgcagagaaagagagagggacgcagagagagtgacagcggcgcggagagagagagacgcgcaaagagagagagtgagagacacacacagagagagacagagagagagagaaagtgagagatgctcagggagagagagagacatgcagaaAGAGCAAGAgcggtgcagagagagagagagagagagacagacagacagagagagagagagaggtgcacaGAAAGAAAGACacacatagagacagagagagagagtgagacgcacagagagagggagacgcagagagagagaggcacagagagagagagaggcacagagagagagaggcacagagagagagagaggcacagagagagagaggcactgagagagacgtgcagagagagagagagagatgcacagagacagagagatgcagagagagagagaggaacaagcagagagagaggaacgaggagagagagagagagagagagagagagagagagatatgcacagaaagagagagatgcaccgagagagagagagagagagagagagaggtgcacaaagagaaagacacacatagagacagagagacgcacagagagagagagagagagacacacacagagagagacagagagagagagaaagtgagagatgctcagggagagagagagacatgcagaaAGAGCAAGAgcggtgcagagagagagagagagagagacagacagacagagagagagagagaggtgcacagagagagaggtatacagagggagagagatgtgcagagaaagagagagatgtgcAGAAAGAGAGGTGCACAGAGAGACGCAcaaagagagagacgcacagagagagagagacacgcacagagaaagagacgtgcagagagagagagagagagagagagatgcacagagtcagagagatgcagagagagagagagacacggagagagagagagagatgcacagagagagagagagagagagatgcaccgagagagagagagacacgttcagagagagagaggcgcgcagagagaaagacacacatagagacagagagagagagagagacgcacagagagagaggcgcacagagagagagagagaggcatggagagagagacgtgcagagaaagtgagagacgcacagagagagacacgcgCAGAGAGAGACACGTGCAGAGAGAGACCCgcagagggagagacacgcacagagagagagagacacgcgcaGAGAGAGAAATGTGCAGAGAGAGACACGCGCAGAGaaagacacgcagagagagagacgcacagagagagagacgctcaAATAGAGACATactttcagagagagagacatgcagagAGAGCGAATGTGGTGCAGAGAGAGggacatgcagagagagagagagatgtgcagagagagatgcgcagagagagagacacagagagagagagagagagacgcgtggagagagagatgtgcagagagacacgcagagagacagagagacgctCAGAGAGAGACacgttcagagagagagagggacacgcagagagagtgacagcggcgcggagagagagacgcgcagagagagagacacacacacaaaagagagagagagagatgcacagtgagagggagatgcagagagagagaggcacacacagagagaggcgcacagagagagaggcgcacagagagagaggcgcacagagagagaggcgcaCAGCGAGAAGGACACACATAaacagagagagacgcacagagagagagagacgtgcacAGAGAGACGTGCACAGAGAGAGGCGCACAGAGAgacgcacacagagagagagaggcgcacaaaaagagagacacagagagagagagaggcgcacaaaaagagagacacagagagagagacgcacagagagagacacgcacagaaaaagagacgtgcagagagagagagatgcacagagtcagagagatgcagagacagagagagagagatgcaccgagagagaaaaagagacagagagagacgctcagggagagagagagacatgcagaaAGAGCGAGAgcagcgcagagagagagagacatgcagagagacagagagagacgtgcagagagagaggcgcacagaaagagagagacgcacagagagagagagacacgcacagagaaagagacgtgcagagagagagagagatgcacagagtcagagagatgcagagagagagagagacacggagagagagagagagagatatgcagAGAGAGAtgcaccgagagagagagagacacgttcAGAGAAAGAGAAGCGCgcagagagaaagacacacagagacagagagagagagagacacacagagagagagagagagagagagagagagagagagagacagagagagacgctcagggagagagagtgacatgCAGAAAGAGCAAGGgcggtgcagagagagagagacatgcagagacagagagagatgtgcAGACAGAgaggcacacagagagacacagagagagagagaggcgcacagagagacagacgtgcacagagagagagagagagacgcagagagagagatgcagagagagagagacacacagagagagagagaggcacagagagagagaggcacagagagagagacgcgcagagaaaGTGAGAGACGCACAGGGAGAGACACGCAGAGTGAGAGACATGTGCAGAGAGAGACACGCGCAGAGAGAGacacgcgcagagagagagagagagagacgcgcagagagagagacgcacacagagagagagactcaaaTAGAGACACActttcagagagagaaagagagagacatgcaGAGAGAGCGAATGTGGCGCAGAGAGAGGgacatgaagagagagagagacgcacagagaaagagacatgcagagagagagagacgcgtgGAGAGAGAGATGTGCAGAGAGACacgttcagagagagagagggacacgcagAGAGAGCGACAatggcgcagagagagagacgcgcagagagagagagacgcgcagagagagagagagagtgagatgcacagagagagagagagacgcgcagagaaagagagagagagagagagacgcacagagagagagacgggcagagagagagagacacgcagagaaagagagagggacgcagagagagagagagggacgtgcAGACAGAGAGACGCTAAgggagacgcgcagagagagacgcacagagagagacgcacagagagagacgcacatagagagagagagatgcacaaaagagagagagagagatgcatgAAGAGAgggagacgcacagagagagaggagcacagagagagaggcgcaCAGCGAGAAGGACacacatagagacagagagacgcacagagagagagatgctcaGGGAGAGAGATACATGCAGAAAGAGCGAGagcagcacacagagagagacatgcagagagagagagagaaagacatgcAGATAGAGAGGCGCACAGAGaaagagacgcgcagagagagagacgcgcagagaaagtgagagacgcacagagagagagatgtgcagagacagagtgacgcacagagggagagagagagagacagagagagatgctcagggagagagagacatgcagaaAGAGCAAGAGCGGCGCACagagagagacgtgcagagagGGGCGCGCACAGGGAGAGacgtgcagagaaagagagacacgcagagagagagacgcgcagagggagagagacgcgcgcagagagagagacgcgcgcaaagagagagacgcgcagagagggagatgtgcagggagagagacgcgcagaaagagagagacgcacacagagagagagacctgcagagagacgtgcagagagagacccgcagagagagagagacgcacagagagagagatgcgcagagagagagagagacgcacagagagacacgcagagagagagagagacgcacagagagacgcgcgcagagagagagacgcgcgcaaagagagagacgcgcagagagggagatgtgcagggagagagacgcgcagaaagagagagacgcacacagagagagagacctgcagagagacgtgcagagagagacccgcagagagagagagacgcacagagagagagatgcgcagagagagagagagacgcacagagagacacgcagagagagagagagacatgcagagagagagagacgcacagagaaatgcacagagagagagacgcaaaAAGAGAGAGACGCTCAAATAGAGACAcactttcagagagagagagacatgcagagAGAGCGGGTGTGGCGCAGAGAGGGGGAcatgcagagaaagagagagagagagagagatgtgcagagagagagagagacaagcagatacagaaagagaaagatgggcttagtagaagactcacaccactccatccacaccacccaagaattcctgaagaccaaagaAATTAGGATTGAAGAAGATGAAACAATGgcctcctttgatgtaacagtgCTGTTTACTtcaatcaacatcaacctggccaaggaaacaatgactacactattagaagacctaaagacagatgctgaaaatgcgttgctggaaaagcgcagcaggtcaggcagcatccaaagaacaggagaatcgaagtttcgggcatgagctcttcttcaggaatgtgttcaggaattcctgaagaagagctcatgcccgaaacgtcgattctcctgctttttggatgctgcctgacctgctgcgcttttccagcaacgcattttcagctctgatctccagcatctgcagtcctcactttcttccctaAAGACAGATgcaccaaacaccactaacttcatcagcaaggacagtattgtCAAGCTAGTGGGCCAATGCCTTACCGCCCAGTTCACCTTCAAGAACAAaactacagacaaaccaacagaaaacccatgggatctccgatatcagggttcttagcagaggcagtaatgcagagacttgagcaaacagctctgccaaccatccaacccaaactctgggtctgcTACGcatcatcacaaaacaaaataaGTTCGAGGAAACCTTTAAGACCATTAATAATACCCTttctggcataa is a genomic window containing:
- the LOC132830482 gene encoding nuclear speckle splicing regulatory protein 1-like — protein: TQREREAHKKRDTERETHRERHAQKRERDTQRERQWRRERDSERHTQRETER